The Haliaeetus albicilla chromosome 19, bHalAlb1.1, whole genome shotgun sequence genome has a segment encoding these proteins:
- the APPL2 gene encoding DCC-interacting protein 13-beta isoform X1, producing the protein MPAVDKLLLEEALQDSPQTRSLLSVFEEDAGTLTEYTNQLLQAMQRVYGAQNEMCLATQQLSKQLLAYEKQHFALGKGDEEVISTLHYFSKVVDELNILHSELAKQLADTMVLPIIQFREKDLTEVSTLKDLFGLASNEHDVSMAKYSRLPKRKENEKLKAEVAKEVANARRKQHLSSLQYYCALNALQYRKRVAMMEPMLGYTRGQINFFKKGAEMFSKRMDSFLSSVSDMVQSIQGELDAEAEKMRVSQQDLIAVNESVYTPDSDVTSPAINRNLIQKAGYLNLRNKTGLVTTTWERLYFFTQGGNLMCQPRGAVAGGLIQDLDNCSVMAVDCEDRRYCFQITTPTGKAGITLQAESKKEYEEWICAINNISRQIYLTDNPEAAAIKLNQTALQAVTPITSFGKKNEVHHPSQNVRNMENDKIIPSESAGIQDSTQLIAPGTPIQFDIVLPATEFLDQNRGGRRANPFGESEDSSKDEEDSLLQQMFVVRFLGSMAVQTDETSEVIYEAMRQVLAARAIHNIFRMTESHLMVTSKNLRLIDPQTQVTRTSFELATVTQFAAHQDNRRLIGFVVHLSETLGEESMSAYIFESNTEGEKICYAISLGKEIIEAQKDPEALAQLMKSVPLTNDGKFMLLNDQSEGDGTIHEEGEESEA; encoded by the exons aCTCGGTCTTTGCTCAGCGTATTtgaagaagatgcaggaacCCTTACTGAATATACAAACCAGTTGCTTCAGGCAATGCAACGAGTCTATGGTGCTCag AATGAAATGTGTCTTGCCACGCAACAGCTTTCGAAGCAGCTCCTTGCCTATGAAAAGCAG cattttgccTTAGGTAAAGGAGATGAAGAAGTGATATCCACCCTTCATTACTTTTCAAAAGTTGTGGATGAG CTCAATATTCTTCATTCTGAACTGGCAAAACAACTTGCAGATACAATGGTTCTACCAATAATACAATTTCGGGAAAAAGATCTCACAG aagTAAGCACGTTGAAGGATCTTTTTGGCCTGGCTAGCAATG AACATGACGTGTCCATGGCAAAGTATAGCAGGTTACcgaaaaggaaagaaaatgaaaag CTTAAGGCAGAAGTGGCAAAAGAAGTGGCAAATgcaagaagaaagcagcacCTTTCATCTCTGCAATATTACTGTGCCCTGAATGCTCTGCAGTACAGGAAGAGAGTGGCAATGATGGAACCTATGCTAGGATATACAAGAGGACAG atcaACTTTTTTAAGAAAGGAGCAGAGATGTTTTCCAAAAGAATGGACAGCTTTTTGTCATCTGTTTCAGACATGGTTCAAAG catacAGGGAGAACTGGAtgctgaagctgaaaaaatgagGGTATCCCAGCAGGACTTAATTGCAGTTAATGAATCTGTTTACACCCCAGATTCTGATGTAACTTCACCTGCTATCAATAGAAATCTCATCCAGAAGGCTGGCTACCTTAATCTTAGAAA TAAAACAGGTCTGGTGACTACAACTTGggaaagactgtatttcttcaCTCAAGGTGGCAACTTGATGTGTCAGCCAAGGGGAGCAGTAGCTGGAGGATTGATTCAGGACCTGGACAACTGCTCTGTTATGGCTGTAGACTGTGAAGACAGAAGATACTGCTTTCAGATCACTACTCCTACAGGCAAAGC GGGTATAACCCTTcaagcagaaagcaagaaagaataTGAGGAg tgGATATGTGCCATCAACAACATCTCCAGACAGATCTATCTCACTGACAATCCAGAG GCAGCTGCAATCAAGTTAAATCAGACAGCCCTACAAGCAGTGACTCCCATTAccagctttgggaaaaaaaatgaagttcacCACCCCAG CCAGAATGTAAGGAATAtggaaaatgataaaataattcCCAGTGAATCAGCTGGAATTCAAGACTCCACACAACTCATTGCTCCTGGAACACCAATTCAGTTTGATATCGTACTGCCTGCCACAGAATTCCTGGACCAGAACAGAGGTGGCAG GCGTGCAAACCCATTTGGGGAATCAGAAGACAGCAGTAAAGATGAGGA AGATTCACTTTTGCAGCAGATGTTCGTAGTTCGGTTTTTAGGATCTATGGCTGTTCAGACAGATGAAACAAGTGAGGTGATTTATGAAGCTATGAGACAAGTGTTAGCTGCTCGTGCCATTCACAACATATTCCGTATGACTGAATCCCATCTCATGGTCACCAGCAAGAACTTGAG GTTAATAGATCCTCAAACACAAGTTACACGAACAAGT TTTGAACTTGCCACTGTGACACAGTTTGCTGCTCATCAGGATAACAGGCGACTGATTGGCTTTGTGGTCCATCTCAGTGAGACTCTGGGAGAAGAATCCATGAGCGCATATATTTTTGAGAGCAACACAGAAGGGGAAAAG atTTGCTATGCCATTAGCTTGGGAAAGGAAATCATTGAGGCACAGAAG gacCCAGAAGCATTAGCTCAGCTAATGAAGTCTGTGCCATTAACAAACGATGGAAAGTTCATGCTTCTGAATGATCAGTCAGAAGGAGATGGAACTATACATGAAGAAGGGGAGGAGTCAGAAGCATAA
- the APPL2 gene encoding DCC-interacting protein 13-beta isoform X3, with amino-acid sequence MPAVDKLLLEEALQDSPQTRSLLSVFEEDAGTLTEYTNQLLQAMQRVYGAQNEMCLATQQLSKQLLAYEKQHFALGKGDEEVISTLHYFSKVVDELNILHSELAKQLADTMVLPIIQFREKDLTEVSTLKDLFGLASNEHDVSMAKYSRLPKRKENEKLKAEVAKEVANARRKQHLSSLQYYCALNALQYRKRVAMMEPMLGYTRGQINFFKKGAEMFSKRMDSFLSSVSDMVQSIQGELDAEAEKMRVSQQDLIAVNESVYTPDSDVTSPAINRNLIQKAGYLNLRNKTGLVTTTWERLYFFTQGGNLMCQPRGAVAGGLIQDLDNCSVMAVDCEDRRYCFQITTPTGKAGITLQAESKKEYEEWICAINNISRQIYLTDNPEAAAIKLNQTALQAVTPITSFGKKNEVHHPSQNVRNMENDKIIPSESAGIQDSTQLIAPGTPIQFDIVLPATEFLDQNRGGRRANPFGESEDSSKDEEEDSLLQQMFVVRFLGSMAVQTDETSEVIYEAMRQVLAARAIHNIFRMTESHLMVTSKNLRLIDPQTQVTRTSFELATVTQFAAHQDNRRLIGFVVHLSETLGEESMSAYIFESNTEGEKICYAISLGKEIIEAQKDPEALAQLMKSVPLTNDGKFMLLNDQSEGDGTIHEEGEESEA; translated from the exons aCTCGGTCTTTGCTCAGCGTATTtgaagaagatgcaggaacCCTTACTGAATATACAAACCAGTTGCTTCAGGCAATGCAACGAGTCTATGGTGCTCag AATGAAATGTGTCTTGCCACGCAACAGCTTTCGAAGCAGCTCCTTGCCTATGAAAAGCAG cattttgccTTAGGTAAAGGAGATGAAGAAGTGATATCCACCCTTCATTACTTTTCAAAAGTTGTGGATGAG CTCAATATTCTTCATTCTGAACTGGCAAAACAACTTGCAGATACAATGGTTCTACCAATAATACAATTTCGGGAAAAAGATCTCACAG aagTAAGCACGTTGAAGGATCTTTTTGGCCTGGCTAGCAATG AACATGACGTGTCCATGGCAAAGTATAGCAGGTTACcgaaaaggaaagaaaatgaaaag CTTAAGGCAGAAGTGGCAAAAGAAGTGGCAAATgcaagaagaaagcagcacCTTTCATCTCTGCAATATTACTGTGCCCTGAATGCTCTGCAGTACAGGAAGAGAGTGGCAATGATGGAACCTATGCTAGGATATACAAGAGGACAG atcaACTTTTTTAAGAAAGGAGCAGAGATGTTTTCCAAAAGAATGGACAGCTTTTTGTCATCTGTTTCAGACATGGTTCAAAG catacAGGGAGAACTGGAtgctgaagctgaaaaaatgagGGTATCCCAGCAGGACTTAATTGCAGTTAATGAATCTGTTTACACCCCAGATTCTGATGTAACTTCACCTGCTATCAATAGAAATCTCATCCAGAAGGCTGGCTACCTTAATCTTAGAAA TAAAACAGGTCTGGTGACTACAACTTGggaaagactgtatttcttcaCTCAAGGTGGCAACTTGATGTGTCAGCCAAGGGGAGCAGTAGCTGGAGGATTGATTCAGGACCTGGACAACTGCTCTGTTATGGCTGTAGACTGTGAAGACAGAAGATACTGCTTTCAGATCACTACTCCTACAGGCAAAGC GGGTATAACCCTTcaagcagaaagcaagaaagaataTGAGGAg tgGATATGTGCCATCAACAACATCTCCAGACAGATCTATCTCACTGACAATCCAGAG GCAGCTGCAATCAAGTTAAATCAGACAGCCCTACAAGCAGTGACTCCCATTAccagctttgggaaaaaaaatgaagttcacCACCCCAG CCAGAATGTAAGGAATAtggaaaatgataaaataattcCCAGTGAATCAGCTGGAATTCAAGACTCCACACAACTCATTGCTCCTGGAACACCAATTCAGTTTGATATCGTACTGCCTGCCACAGAATTCCTGGACCAGAACAGAGGTGGCAG GCGTGCAAACCCATTTGGGGAATCAGAAGACAGCAGTAAAGATGAGGAGGAAG ATTCACTTTTGCAGCAGATGTTCGTAGTTCGGTTTTTAGGATCTATGGCTGTTCAGACAGATGAAACAAGTGAGGTGATTTATGAAGCTATGAGACAAGTGTTAGCTGCTCGTGCCATTCACAACATATTCCGTATGACTGAATCCCATCTCATGGTCACCAGCAAGAACTTGAG GTTAATAGATCCTCAAACACAAGTTACACGAACAAGT TTTGAACTTGCCACTGTGACACAGTTTGCTGCTCATCAGGATAACAGGCGACTGATTGGCTTTGTGGTCCATCTCAGTGAGACTCTGGGAGAAGAATCCATGAGCGCATATATTTTTGAGAGCAACACAGAAGGGGAAAAG atTTGCTATGCCATTAGCTTGGGAAAGGAAATCATTGAGGCACAGAAG gacCCAGAAGCATTAGCTCAGCTAATGAAGTCTGTGCCATTAACAAACGATGGAAAGTTCATGCTTCTGAATGATCAGTCAGAAGGAGATGGAACTATACATGAAGAAGGGGAGGAGTCAGAAGCATAA
- the APPL2 gene encoding DCC-interacting protein 13-beta isoform X2 produces MFSGGGRTRSLLSVFEEDAGTLTEYTNQLLQAMQRVYGAQNEMCLATQQLSKQLLAYEKQHFALGKGDEEVISTLHYFSKVVDELNILHSELAKQLADTMVLPIIQFREKDLTEVSTLKDLFGLASNEHDVSMAKYSRLPKRKENEKLKAEVAKEVANARRKQHLSSLQYYCALNALQYRKRVAMMEPMLGYTRGQINFFKKGAEMFSKRMDSFLSSVSDMVQSIQGELDAEAEKMRVSQQDLIAVNESVYTPDSDVTSPAINRNLIQKAGYLNLRNKTGLVTTTWERLYFFTQGGNLMCQPRGAVAGGLIQDLDNCSVMAVDCEDRRYCFQITTPTGKAGITLQAESKKEYEEWICAINNISRQIYLTDNPEAAAIKLNQTALQAVTPITSFGKKNEVHHPSQNVRNMENDKIIPSESAGIQDSTQLIAPGTPIQFDIVLPATEFLDQNRGGRRANPFGESEDSSKDEEEDSLLQQMFVVRFLGSMAVQTDETSEVIYEAMRQVLAARAIHNIFRMTESHLMVTSKNLRLIDPQTQVTRTSFELATVTQFAAHQDNRRLIGFVVHLSETLGEESMSAYIFESNTEGEKICYAISLGKEIIEAQKDPEALAQLMKSVPLTNDGKFMLLNDQSEGDGTIHEEGEESEA; encoded by the exons aCTCGGTCTTTGCTCAGCGTATTtgaagaagatgcaggaacCCTTACTGAATATACAAACCAGTTGCTTCAGGCAATGCAACGAGTCTATGGTGCTCag AATGAAATGTGTCTTGCCACGCAACAGCTTTCGAAGCAGCTCCTTGCCTATGAAAAGCAG cattttgccTTAGGTAAAGGAGATGAAGAAGTGATATCCACCCTTCATTACTTTTCAAAAGTTGTGGATGAG CTCAATATTCTTCATTCTGAACTGGCAAAACAACTTGCAGATACAATGGTTCTACCAATAATACAATTTCGGGAAAAAGATCTCACAG aagTAAGCACGTTGAAGGATCTTTTTGGCCTGGCTAGCAATG AACATGACGTGTCCATGGCAAAGTATAGCAGGTTACcgaaaaggaaagaaaatgaaaag CTTAAGGCAGAAGTGGCAAAAGAAGTGGCAAATgcaagaagaaagcagcacCTTTCATCTCTGCAATATTACTGTGCCCTGAATGCTCTGCAGTACAGGAAGAGAGTGGCAATGATGGAACCTATGCTAGGATATACAAGAGGACAG atcaACTTTTTTAAGAAAGGAGCAGAGATGTTTTCCAAAAGAATGGACAGCTTTTTGTCATCTGTTTCAGACATGGTTCAAAG catacAGGGAGAACTGGAtgctgaagctgaaaaaatgagGGTATCCCAGCAGGACTTAATTGCAGTTAATGAATCTGTTTACACCCCAGATTCTGATGTAACTTCACCTGCTATCAATAGAAATCTCATCCAGAAGGCTGGCTACCTTAATCTTAGAAA TAAAACAGGTCTGGTGACTACAACTTGggaaagactgtatttcttcaCTCAAGGTGGCAACTTGATGTGTCAGCCAAGGGGAGCAGTAGCTGGAGGATTGATTCAGGACCTGGACAACTGCTCTGTTATGGCTGTAGACTGTGAAGACAGAAGATACTGCTTTCAGATCACTACTCCTACAGGCAAAGC GGGTATAACCCTTcaagcagaaagcaagaaagaataTGAGGAg tgGATATGTGCCATCAACAACATCTCCAGACAGATCTATCTCACTGACAATCCAGAG GCAGCTGCAATCAAGTTAAATCAGACAGCCCTACAAGCAGTGACTCCCATTAccagctttgggaaaaaaaatgaagttcacCACCCCAG CCAGAATGTAAGGAATAtggaaaatgataaaataattcCCAGTGAATCAGCTGGAATTCAAGACTCCACACAACTCATTGCTCCTGGAACACCAATTCAGTTTGATATCGTACTGCCTGCCACAGAATTCCTGGACCAGAACAGAGGTGGCAG GCGTGCAAACCCATTTGGGGAATCAGAAGACAGCAGTAAAGATGAGGAGGAAG ATTCACTTTTGCAGCAGATGTTCGTAGTTCGGTTTTTAGGATCTATGGCTGTTCAGACAGATGAAACAAGTGAGGTGATTTATGAAGCTATGAGACAAGTGTTAGCTGCTCGTGCCATTCACAACATATTCCGTATGACTGAATCCCATCTCATGGTCACCAGCAAGAACTTGAG GTTAATAGATCCTCAAACACAAGTTACACGAACAAGT TTTGAACTTGCCACTGTGACACAGTTTGCTGCTCATCAGGATAACAGGCGACTGATTGGCTTTGTGGTCCATCTCAGTGAGACTCTGGGAGAAGAATCCATGAGCGCATATATTTTTGAGAGCAACACAGAAGGGGAAAAG atTTGCTATGCCATTAGCTTGGGAAAGGAAATCATTGAGGCACAGAAG gacCCAGAAGCATTAGCTCAGCTAATGAAGTCTGTGCCATTAACAAACGATGGAAAGTTCATGCTTCTGAATGATCAGTCAGAAGGAGATGGAACTATACATGAAGAAGGGGAGGAGTCAGAAGCATAA